Genomic segment of Sphingopyxis sp. QXT-31:
ATCTGGGGTGCGTATGCCGCCGCGGCGATGGGGCTGGCGACGCCGGCCATGGCCGCCGAAACCGCGCCCTGCGCCATCTCGCGCCCCGCTGACGGCGACCTGAAGGCGCACGCCGCGCGCCTCTTCCCTGCTGCCGACAGCGCCGCGATCGACACGCTGCTCGCCTGCCTCGGCGATCCCGATCCGGCGGTGCGCGACGGCTTCGCCTTCACCCTGTGGAGCGAAGGGCTGCGCGGTGGCCATGTCTCGCCAGCGCTGCTGCGCCACGCCAATATGCGGCTGCAGGCGACGCTCGCCGAACCCGACGACTCGGCCGGTTTCCGAAAGCCCTTCGCCGCACTCGCCTTGTCCGAGGTCGCGCGCGCCGACCGCATCGCGCCCTTCCTGAGCCAGACCGAGTTGCACGCGCTCGCCGCGTCGGGCGCTGCCTATCTGCGCAGAATCAGGGACTATCGCGGCTTCGTGGTGGGCGAAGGCTGGCGCCACGGCGTCGCGCATGGCGCCGACCTGATGCTCCAACTCGCGCTCAATCCGCGCCTGGTGCGCGCCGACGCCGACCTGCTGCTCGGCGCGGTCGCCGCGCAGGTCGCACCGGCGGGGCCGGTCTATTATGTCCATGGCGAGCCGGGGCGGCTGGCGCGGCCGATCCTCTATCTCGCCAAGCGGCCCGACATCGACGATGCCGCCTGGGCGGCGTGGTTCAAGACGCTCCACCCCGATACATCGGCCCGCTGGAAAGATCCCTATGCCGGCGAGGCCGGCCTGGCGGCGGTGCACAACAGCAGCGCCTTTGCGCAGACGATCTACGTCAGCGCGTCCGAATCCGCGGACGAGCAGATCAAGCGCCTCGCCCCGCTCGCGGTCGCGCTGATCAAGGCGCTGCCCTAAGTTCTTAACTTAGGCGGACGCCGTTCCCGCCGCCTGCATCTCGGCGATCAGGCCGTTGTCGATTTCCTTCGCGCGCTTGTACCCCGCGCGTTCGCGCAGGCCCGCGGCATAGGCCTCGAACGCCGGGCGGCTGGGGATCGTCCCGAACTGCAGCCCCCAGTCGATCTGGCTGCCGACATAGACGTCGGCGGCGGTGAATTTGTCGCCCGCGACGAAGCTCTTGCCCGCGACCGCGGTCTCGAGCGCGTCGAGAGCCATCTCGAGCGAGCCGAAGCCCGCCGAGCGCTGCTGGTCGGCGTCGGGCTCGATCCCGAAATGCTTGGCGGTGATCGCCTGCTCGACCGGCCCCGCGGCAAAAAACATCCAGCGATAATAGTCGGCGCGCTCATCGGCCTCAGGCGCCAGCCCCGCCTCGGGAAAGGCGTCGGCCAGATAGGCGCAGATCGCCGCGCATTCGGTGACGGTCTTGCCGTCATGGACCACCGCGGGAACCTTGCCCATCGGGTTGATCGCCAGATAGGCGTCGTCCTTCATCGTCGTGCCATAATCCATGATGTGTGTTTCATAGGGCGCGCCGACCTCTTCGAGCATCCAGCGGACGATCTGGCCGCGCGACATCGGGTTGGTGTAGAAAATCAGCTCATCGGCCATCGGGCGTCTCCCATGATTGCGAATCGATGGATCGAACATAAGAAGAACATTGCGATCGGTCCAGCGGGCTTGTTTTGTCATATGGTCCCGCTAAGGCAAAGCGATGAGAGACGAACGCATCTGGACCGCCGCCGTGCTGGTGATCGGCGACGAGATCCTCTCGGGCCGCACGCAGGACAAGAATGTATCGCAGATCGCGACCTGGCTCGACGTGCAGGGCATTCGCCTGCGCGAAGTGCGCATCGTCCCCGATGTCGAGGACGAGATCGTCGACGCGCTGAACGCGATTCGTGCGCGCTACGACTATGTCTTCACCACTGGCGGCATCGGCCCGACGCACGACGACATCACCGTCGACGCGGTGGCGAAGGCGCTCGGCGTCGGTGTCATCATCCACCCCGATGCGCGCGCGATTCTCGAACGCTATTACACTGGGCGCGGCATCGAGCTGACCGAAGCGCGGCTGCGCATGGCGCGCACCCCCGATGGCGCCGAGCTGATCCCCAACCGCATGTCGGGGGCGCCGGGCATCCGCCTCGGCAATCTTTTCGTCATGGCCGGCGTGCCCCATATCACCGCCGGCATGCTCGACGCGCTGACCGGCGAGTTGGAAGGTGGCGCCCCGCTCGTCGCGCACACCATCGGCGCCTGGGCGCCCGAAAGCGAGGTCGCCGACCTGCTGCGCCAGGGCGAGAAGGACCATCCGGGCGTCGCGATCGGCAGCTATCCCTTTTTCCGCGACGGCAAGGTCGGCGCCAATTTTGTCATCCGTTCGACCTCCGCCGCCGCGGTCACCGCCTGCGTCGCCCAGCTCAACGCAGGCCTCGAAGCCGCGGGCTATGCGGTGACCGACGGCGGCATCTGATCGGTATCGCGGTCGGCGTCGCGCGTGGCGCGCGGCAGGCGGCGCAGCATCGCGATCGCCAGCAGGCCGAAGATCGCCGCAACGATGAAGGCCGCGCCGGGGAAATGCACCGGCGCGCCGTCGGCGGTGAACCAGGCCATGGTTCCGGTCAGCAGGATCGGCGCGGCGAGCTGTCCCAGCCCCATCGCCATCGCTGAAATTCCCTGCACCTCGCCCTGCGTCTCCGGGGTGGCGCGGCGCGACATCATCGCCATCAGCGAGGGCTGGACCGGCGCCTGCAGCGCGACGGGGATCAGCAGCAGGAAGGCGCCCAGCGTCGAGGTGGTGAAGGCATAGCCGACATAGACCGCGACCGCGATCAGGATGCCCAATGTCGCGGCGTCGCGCTCGCCGAAGCGCGCGACCGCGGGGCCGACGACGAAGACCTGCCCCAGCGCGATCGCCACCCCCACCGCGGCCAGGCTGGCGCCGATCATCCCCGGCGACCAGCCGAGCTGCGCGATACAATAGAAGCTCCACGTCATCGGATAGACGAGGCTGGCGATCTGCCACAGCACCAGTACGCTCGCGACCCCGCCCATGCCGGGCAGGCCGCGCATCGTCTGCCACGCGCCCAGCGGATTGGCGCGCCGCCAGTCGAAGGCGCGCGTCCGGTCGGGGTGCAAGGTCTCGGGAAAGACGAAGATCCCGTAGAGCATGTTCGCCGCCGCGAGCAGCGCTGCGGCGACGAAGGGCGCGCGTGGCCCGATCTCGCCCAGGAAACCGCCGATCGCCGGCCCGGCGACGAACCCGACCCCGAAGGCGGCGCCGACGAAGCCGAAATTGCGCGCGCGCTGCTCGGGCTCGGTGATGTCGGCGATCGCCGCCTGTGCTGCGGCATAGCTGCCGCCGAAGGTCCCCGACAGTGCTCGCGCCACGAACAGCCAGGGCAGGGTGTCGACGATGGTCAGCAGCGCATAATCGACCGTCAGCCCGCCGAGCGACAGCAGAAGCACGCGCCGCCGCCCATAATGGTCCGACAGATTGCCGAGTATGGGCGAGGCGAGGAAGGTCGCGACCGCCATCACCAGCCCGATCCCCGCCCCGACCTCGATCGCGTGCGGCAGATCGATGCGCCCGATCTCCATCACCAGCTGCGGCAGCACCGGCATGATGATGCCGAAACCGACCGCATCGACGAAGATCGTCGCGACGATGAAGGGGATGGTACGCGAAGCGGTCACGAAATCGTCCTGTTCTGGCGAGAAAGCGGATGCGGCTTGCGCTGGCGCGCCTCTGCGCCTAGCGGCACCGATCCGTCCCCCATGCGTTGTCGATAGATGAAACTCGAAATCTCCGCCTCCCTAAATTACCGGTTGCCCGAACCGGTCGACCTGATGCTCCAGATCGAGGCTGCCGACGGCCATGGCCAGCGCGTGCTCGATGCGTCGCTCGACCTCGGCCGGCCCGACTTGATGGCGCGCGTGCCGACCGCGAACGGCATTTGCGATCCGATCTGGCTGCGCGAGGAAGGGCATTTGCGCGTCGCCTATCGCGCGCTGGTCGCGATCGACCGCCCCGCCGCCGATCTGGCGGCGCTCGCCGCGGTGCCGCTGCACCGCCTGCCGGCGGAAGCGGTGCCCTATCTCAACGAATCGCGATACTGCCCCTCGAATAAGTTCCACGCCTTCGTCGAGCGCCGCTTCGGCGAGCTTGAAGGCGGCGCGAAGATCGCAGCCATGCGCGACTGGATCGAAAGTCGCTTCACTTATGTCGCGGGGGCGAGCAATGCCGAGACCGGCGCGCTCGACAGCTTCGTCGAGCGGCGCGGGGTGTGCCGCGACTATGCACATGTGATGATCGCGCTCGCGCGCGCCGCGCATATCCCTGCGCGCATGGCCAGCGTCTATGCGCTCGGCGTCGAACCCCAGGATTTCCACGCCGTCGCCGAAGTCTATCTGGCGGGCGACTGGCACCCCGTCGATGCCACCGGCATGGCGACCGCCGACGCGATGGCGCGCATCTGCGTCGGCCGCGACGCTGCCGACATCGCCTTCCTTACCGCCTATCGCGAGATCGAACTGGTCGGGCAGGCGGTGGCGGTGAAGGCGGGGTAGGGTCCGGCGAGGCAAAGCCACGCCGTCAGTCCCTGCTGCGCAGGGCTGGCCGAACTTTCACCGATCGCAATTTAACGCGGCTAAATCGCTGCAAAAGTTGGAGCGGGTGAAGGGAATCGAACCCTCGTCGTAAGCTTGGGAAGCTTCTGCTCTACCATTGAGCTACACCCGCATTTCAACGACTTAGCGGTCATTGAGCGTCTTGTTTTGCTTTTTGTTTTGCTCCGACGCGCGCCGCCAATGCCATGAGAGATCGCGACTCGTCAACATAGACCTTGCGAATGCCCCGCACGCGGTCGCGCGACCAAGCCATAATGTCGGCCGCTTCCTCGTCGGTCAGCTCGCACTCGATAAGCAGCATCGTGCAAAACGTGCCGCGCACGTCGTGAAGATGCTTTGACTTCGCGACACCATCCTCATCGACGTGCACGATGCCAGCCAGATCGCGGATGCCGTTGAAGGACCCGCCGAAGCCGCTCTCGGTCCAGGGGCGCCCGTAACTGTTTACGAGAACCGTGTTCACACCCTCAACGCGGTGCCGCCCTCGGAGTTCTTCCAAGAGTGCGGCGAGTTGTGAGGTCATGGGTATGATCGCCCGGCGCCGCTTTCCGCGGCTTGCTTTGAGCGCGACCTTATTGATCGCATCGGCGGAGACATGGTCGAAGGTAAGCGTGACGAGATCGGCGAGGCGAAGGCCGGTCATGGAAGCCAAACGGAGGCCATCGCCGATCCAAGGTTTGCCTTCCACCGAAGCCGTCACAAGAAATCGGTCAATGTCTTCCGGCAGCCAGATAATCTCCTGGCGGTTTCCACCCCGATAGAGCTGGGGAATGTCGGCGGCGACGTTGATCGCGATGTCATGACCGCAGAGGTTTGCCCACCTCAGCAGCGTAGCGAGCACGCGCACGCCAATATCCGCTGTACGGGGCATGTCCTTGCGCGCGTTTCGCCACTGGATCACTTTCGCCTTCATGCGAGGATCGTTCCACACGCCGACGGGGACGTTGCCCCATTTTTCCTCGATTCGATCGACATGGGTGCGCCAGGTCTTCTTGGTGTTGTCGGCAAGCCGCTCCCATTCGGGGCTTTTCAGCCACGGCCGGGTTACTGACATGAACTTTCCTGACGCCGACGGAGCGTCTTTAGCGACAAGGGCGTCGGACAATTTGCGCGAGGCCGTTGCGTCCAAAGATAGTCGGCGCGGACCAACATGCTTCATGATGCAAGGACCGCCCTTGTAGGCGTAGACGTACCACGTCGTGGGTTTGCCTCGGCGCGCGCTCTTGATGAATTGGACTGCCATCAGAGGATGGCCTCCAGTCGGTCGAAATCCGTCAACATCTGGGGTTGTGCGCGCTCTTCCGTGATGTGGATCGTTCCATCGGGCGACACGGCATAGCGACAGACGTCGAGGCCGCACTCGCGACCGGCCTCGATCATCTGACGGATTTTTGCTTTGGTTGCCTAAAAGCTGCCGTGCGATGCCGCGGGAACCAAGCTTCTGCACGGCACCGGAAGCCGGCGGTGCCAGTGTATCGGCCCTGCGCGGAAGCGGTCGCTCTTTCGAAAGCGGCCTGCCCTGGTCAGCGCCGAATGGAAAGCGTACCGTGCGGCGGCGAAGCCCACCGATCCCCGATGGCGATCAGCTGCCGGTCAGCCGGTTCAACGCGGCTTGGATATGGGTTTCGTCTGGCCACCGGTTTCGTATCCGTCGGACCAGACCGGCGTCGCCCCACCGTTCATGGCGCGCCTCGGCCTCGCCCAGGATCGTAAGCAGGCTCCTCTCGTCGTGCGTCGACGATGCGACAAAGGCGGCCCAGGCGGCGGTGCGATGTTCGCCGCTGGCCCGGTCGGCGCGCGCAAATTGCAGCAGCATCTCTCCTGTCCGACCCAGTCCATCCGTCGAGGCCCTCGCCAGCGCGTCGGTGCGCTTCAACAGCGTGTCGCTTTGCCGAAGCGCGGCCACGCGGGCCTGGCCCTGAATATAGCCGGCATAGTCGCCCTCGGCGAGGCGGATGATGGCGAGGCAGTCGTGGATGACGGCAAAATCGGGATGGCGCTGCGCCAAATCGTTGAACGCGGCGACGGCGTCATCGTCTTGCCCGGCCGACCATAGGGCCCAGGCGAGATCGGTCTGTATTGGCACCGATCCCGGCTGCATCGTACGCGCCTGGCGCAGGTGGCGCAGCGCGTCGGCGCTGTCGCCATGATCGGCGAGGATGTTGCCGTACCAGAAATGGCCGGTCGCGTCGGCGGGCGCCAGTGCGATCGCCCGGTCGAAATAGGCGCGCGCCGTCGCGAAATCCTGTTCCCACCAATAAGCGATGAAACCGTTGACGCGGTGGGCAGAGGCGAGCGACGGCGCCAGGCGCAGCGCATCGCGGGCGGCGGCGCGGGCTTCCGGAAAGGCCTGGCGGTCGTCGCGCGTCCCGAATTCGCGGGACAGGACCAGCGCTTCCGCGAGCGCGGCATAACCGGGGCCATATCCGGGATCTCGCCGCGTCACATCCCGGAGCACGGCGATCGCCCCTTCGATCGATGCGGCATCGCGATCGGCCAGCAAGTCGCGGCCCTTCAGAAAGCGGTCGGCGGTGAGGGGATCCCGGGGCAGGACCAGCATCGCCGGACTTGAGGAAGCCGCGGGGGCGATCCAGGGGAGCGCGGCCCATCCCGCGCCGCCGACCGCGAAGGCGATCAGCGTGGCCGTCGCGACGACCCGCCGGCGGCGGGGCAGGACCATCTCCCGCGGTGTCCCGGACATATCGACGTCGCGGTGGCCGCTTTCGGCCCAGCGATCAAGTTCGTGACGCAAGGCGTAGACGGTGGCATTTTTGCCGCCGGGGATGCGATGCACCGGCAGTTCGCGTTCGCGCGCCCAGCGGATCGCGGTCGTCCGGTCGCGTCCGAAATGCGCGCCGATCGATTTCCAGCCGTCGATCCGGTCGGGCAAGGCCTTGCTGCCCGCCGTCATCGGCAGGTTCCGCCATATCGGAGCGTCCCGAACGAAATCATGAAGTGCCCGATCCTTTCCTGCGCTGGCGGACGCCAAGGATCGGACGGCGCTATCATGCACGGCCGGAACCGGCATCCATCATCTGTTTAGACGTCAGCCCGCCGCGACGATGAAGCGGTGCGCGAACAGACAGAGGTCGGGAAAGCCGGATGTGCCGGTCTTGGCATAGATTTTGTGGAGATGGCTGCGGGCGGTGGCGCGCGCAATGCCGAGCCGCTCGGCGGTTCCGATCATCTCGCCATGGGCAAGCACATCTTCGAGGATCCTGGCCTCGCCCGCCGTCAGCCCGTGCGCCTCTGCCATCGCGCCATAGGCAAAGCCCCAGCGCCGATCGACCTCGGTCACGCTGACCGCATGCGCCGCGCCGCCGCCTTCGCTGACGTCGCCATAGCGGTTGCGCGACAGCGCGCGCGGGGCGAGCAGCAGTCGCAGCTTGCGCGAACCGAAGCGGAACTCGCGCAGGACCGGCGTCCCGACTTCGGCGGCGCGGGCCAGCGCGCGGGCGAACGCCGATCGGCGTGCCGCATCGATCGACGCAAACCCGGTCATCCGTTCGATTTCCGGTCCCAGGTCGAGGATCTGTCCCGCGTCGCCGAGCAGGACGAGGCCATCTCTCGCGCCCTGCGCCGCTTCGCGATAGGCAGCCATCAGATCGGCCTGGCGTATTCGATGGCTCGACAGGATCACCGCGCGGCGCAGATGGGGGACCAGCACGCGCATCGCCGCAAGATCGTCTTCCGAAAAGGGCGCCACGTCGCCTGTGCGCAGGATCGCGATCGTCGCGAACATG
This window contains:
- a CDS encoding glutathione S-transferase family protein encodes the protein MADELIFYTNPMSRGQIVRWMLEEVGAPYETHIMDYGTTMKDDAYLAINPMGKVPAVVHDGKTVTECAAICAYLADAFPEAGLAPEADERADYYRWMFFAAGPVEQAITAKHFGIEPDADQQRSAGFGSLEMALDALETAVAGKSFVAGDKFTAADVYVGSQIDWGLQFGTIPSRPAFEAYAAGLRERAGYKRAKEIDNGLIAEMQAAGTASA
- a CDS encoding tetratricopeptide repeat protein, which gives rise to MHRIPGGKNATVYALRHELDRWAESGHRDVDMSGTPREMVLPRRRRVVATATLIAFAVGGAGWAALPWIAPAASSSPAMLVLPRDPLTADRFLKGRDLLADRDAASIEGAIAVLRDVTRRDPGYGPGYAALAEALVLSREFGTRDDRQAFPEARAAARDALRLAPSLASAHRVNGFIAYWWEQDFATARAYFDRAIALAPADATGHFWYGNILADHGDSADALRHLRQARTMQPGSVPIQTDLAWALWSAGQDDDAVAAFNDLAQRHPDFAVIHDCLAIIRLAEGDYAGYIQGQARVAALRQSDTLLKRTDALARASTDGLGRTGEMLLQFARADRASGEHRTAAWAAFVASSTHDERSLLTILGEAEARHERWGDAGLVRRIRNRWPDETHIQAALNRLTGS
- a CDS encoding helix-turn-helix transcriptional regulator — encoded protein: MFPVESIYDAAADERMFPDLLRRIGDHFGAQAGFLAWMGGASGAGFQAEYGNDPAYLRSYVETYAPLDILRPALMETPEGEPRPVYPLLQRPEVRESRFYREYIAPQRIVDNLAVNLIKRDDMFATIAILRTGDVAPFSEDDLAAMRVLVPHLRRAVILSSHRIRQADLMAAYREAAQGARDGLVLLGDAGQILDLGPEIERMTGFASIDAARRSAFARALARAAEVGTPVLREFRFGSRKLRLLLAPRALSRNRYGDVSEGGGAAHAVSVTEVDRRWGFAYGAMAEAHGLTAGEARILEDVLAHGEMIGTAERLGIARATARSHLHKIYAKTGTSGFPDLCLFAHRFIVAAG
- a CDS encoding tyrosine-type recombinase/integrase, with the protein product MAVQFIKSARRGKPTTWYVYAYKGGPCIMKHVGPRRLSLDATASRKLSDALVAKDAPSASGKFMSVTRPWLKSPEWERLADNTKKTWRTHVDRIEEKWGNVPVGVWNDPRMKAKVIQWRNARKDMPRTADIGVRVLATLLRWANLCGHDIAINVAADIPQLYRGGNRQEIIWLPEDIDRFLVTASVEGKPWIGDGLRLASMTGLRLADLVTLTFDHVSADAINKVALKASRGKRRRAIIPMTSQLAALLEELRGRHRVEGVNTVLVNSYGRPWTESGFGGSFNGIRDLAGIVHVDEDGVAKSKHLHDVRGTFCTMLLIECELTDEEAADIMAWSRDRVRGIRKVYVDESRSLMALAARVGAKQKAKQDAQ
- a CDS encoding DUF2785 domain-containing protein — protein: MNAIWGAYAAAAMGLATPAMAAETAPCAISRPADGDLKAHAARLFPAADSAAIDTLLACLGDPDPAVRDGFAFTLWSEGLRGGHVSPALLRHANMRLQATLAEPDDSAGFRKPFAALALSEVARADRIAPFLSQTELHALAASGAAYLRRIRDYRGFVVGEGWRHGVAHGADLMLQLALNPRLVRADADLLLGAVAAQVAPAGPVYYVHGEPGRLARPILYLAKRPDIDDAAWAAWFKTLHPDTSARWKDPYAGEAGLAAVHNSSAFAQTIYVSASESADEQIKRLAPLAVALIKALP
- a CDS encoding MFS transporter, whose amino-acid sequence is MTASRTIPFIVATIFVDAVGFGIIMPVLPQLVMEIGRIDLPHAIEVGAGIGLVMAVATFLASPILGNLSDHYGRRRVLLLSLGGLTVDYALLTIVDTLPWLFVARALSGTFGGSYAAAQAAIADITEPEQRARNFGFVGAAFGVGFVAGPAIGGFLGEIGPRAPFVAAALLAAANMLYGIFVFPETLHPDRTRAFDWRRANPLGAWQTMRGLPGMGGVASVLVLWQIASLVYPMTWSFYCIAQLGWSPGMIGASLAAVGVAIALGQVFVVGPAVARFGERDAATLGILIAVAVYVGYAFTTSTLGAFLLLIPVALQAPVQPSLMAMMSRRATPETQGEVQGISAMAMGLGQLAAPILLTGTMAWFTADGAPVHFPGAAFIVAAIFGLLAIAMLRRLPRATRDADRDTDQMPPSVTA
- a CDS encoding competence/damage-inducible protein A; this translates as MRDERIWTAAVLVIGDEILSGRTQDKNVSQIATWLDVQGIRLREVRIVPDVEDEIVDALNAIRARYDYVFTTGGIGPTHDDITVDAVAKALGVGVIIHPDARAILERYYTGRGIELTEARLRMARTPDGAELIPNRMSGAPGIRLGNLFVMAGVPHITAGMLDALTGELEGGAPLVAHTIGAWAPESEVADLLRQGEKDHPGVAIGSYPFFRDGKVGANFVIRSTSAAAVTACVAQLNAGLEAAGYAVTDGGI
- a CDS encoding transglutaminase-like domain-containing protein; amino-acid sequence: MKLEISASLNYRLPEPVDLMLQIEAADGHGQRVLDASLDLGRPDLMARVPTANGICDPIWLREEGHLRVAYRALVAIDRPAADLAALAAVPLHRLPAEAVPYLNESRYCPSNKFHAFVERRFGELEGGAKIAAMRDWIESRFTYVAGASNAETGALDSFVERRGVCRDYAHVMIALARAAHIPARMASVYALGVEPQDFHAVAEVYLAGDWHPVDATGMATADAMARICVGRDAADIAFLTAYREIELVGQAVAVKAG